DNA from Sphaerodactylus townsendi isolate TG3544 linkage group LG08, MPM_Stown_v2.3, whole genome shotgun sequence:
AATTATTTACATGAATCAAAGGATAAATTTCATTCACTTAccattcttttttcctcccttcaaaCTTTTGGTCCCTGTTTTCTCTTTCAGGAAGTCTTGTGCTTGTTGTATTGAGTCTATTACAATTCTCTCTGAGTTCCATACAAAGCTTACACCTTCCAACATCCCCCATCTAAATACAATGTTGTTTTCTTTTAGCCAATTTTTAGTGGGGTgtagtcctttcttttccttaaaaTATGGTTTGGGACTTCTTTCAGTATTATCACCTCTTGTCCTAGGATTTTAAGTCTTTCTTTAGAGTGTTTCATAAGAACTTCATCCcttgttcttttcctttcaaaaattattattatgtCTCTTGGTGTGTGGTTATTCCTAGCAAATCTGGAGTTTACTCTAAAAATCTTTTCTATATCTTGATCCAGATCTTCCTCCTCTATTTCCAGGAATTCTCCTAACGCAGTAATCAGCTTTTTTCTTacatcttcttttccttcctccttacATCCTCTTATCCTCAGttgattttcttttaattttaggtCCATCAGAGCCATTTGATCTAGTAATTGTTCTTGTTGATTCTTCATAATTTCCACTTTActatcatagaatagaatagaatagaatctttattggccaagtgtgattggacacacaaggaatttgtctccggtgcatatgctctcagtgtacataaaagaaaatacatttgtcaagaatcataaggtacagcacttaatgattgtcatataggtctagtaagcaatcaggaaacaatcaatagtaataaaaacataaaatgtaaaatcataaaataaaatgaaatgaaatgtcagcatcAGTCActgtcatttcattttttatacTTCCCACTTCTTTCTTAAGATCCACCATTGAAGTTTCTATCTTCTTAACTTGGCTCAGGTCCTTTTTTATTTctaatatttctttttcaaaggacTCAAATCTTTGATCTAATTTGTCCAGTTTGCTCAATTTACCATTTACGTCTTCTTGAAAGGACACTATCAGATCTGTAAGCTGATCCAGTCTCGTATTCATTTCAATATTATTTCTTTCTGGAGTTTTCCCATTGCTACCATTATTACCAGCCTTACCTCTGGTCGCCATTCTTATAGTTGTTCAACTCCGTTTATTTCTTTATATCTCACTGTCCCCACAGTCTTCCCCTCTCTGGTTTAAGTCTCTGTTCTTCCGTCCTTTTACGTTGGCCACTCTGGGTCGTTTGGGCTCTATGGTCTCATTCTGCCCTTTTAATCCCCAACCGGAAACAAAACAAGTTTCAAGCTTGATTGACACTGCTAGAGCACCTCCAGTTCTAGACTATTTCCGGGTCTCGTCCTGTCACTTTAACCCTTTTTACTGTCTCTATCTGGAGAGCCCAGTTCAAACAAACATCGTCCAATTTATTAAAGGAACTTAAAGGTTTGTTCACTCACCCTTCCgttttatatattttctttaccGCAACTGTTAAGTCTCGGGGCTTCGCGTTTGCGgctcctttcttcccctttcaaCTTTCTTTCCTGTTGCGGCTGCGTCTGTTTAATTTTGCGTTTCTTCAAGATTTTACCCTGCTATAGGTAATATTTAGATTCAATTCTTATTCCGCTTCTCCTTTTCACTTTCGGTAATGTTTCCGCCCACCGCAAAGCGGGCGTTGACTCCCTTCGGCTGTCTTTTGAAATCCTCCCTTCACCTTGCAAATGGCGCTTTCTCCCGGCGTCTTCCCGTTCCTTCAGCAAGAAGCCTTTCCCAGGCTCTCGCTTTGGGGCGCTGGGATACCGCAGCGATTTCTCACCTCTTCACCCTCTGCTTGCTCTGCTTCAGAGGTTCTTGGGTTCCGTCTAAAACCTCAAGACTTGGAAATAAACAAGGTTTGGGACCGCAACCCTCTCAGGTGCGACTAGCCGCCTCGGAGCCCTACCGGAAGCTCCAGCCCTTGGGGCCTTCTGAATCACTGACCTTGGCTACTCAGGCTCCTCTCCTGACGACTGTGAGTCAAATTTGCTGAGCTGGTCTGAGGAAGCCATGACAGCACAGTGCACACCTGGTTTGCCACATTTTTCAGCTCATTTACATTTTCTCCCTGTATGCATTCACATTGATAATATGCTGCAGAAGAGCAATCTGGATAAAACTGTATGTAAAATCTATCAAGATTCTTGTGTGAtattttgcccatgcagaagAACTGAAATGTGCATTAGTAAAATCACAAGTCAATGCCCTCATATCACAAAttatattttgaccatgcagaggAACTGAAATGTGCTTTAGTCAGTGCCCTCATATCACAATGTGCACAACTCAATGCCCTCATATCACAAATCCAGATTTTCTTAAGTATCCAGATTTTCTTAAGTACTTTATCAGTGTATAAATAGGCACTGGTACTGTACTGGGCAGGTGGGGGGCGGACAAATGAACTGAAAACTGCTGTGCAAGCTCCAATTCCATATTTAATTTTAGACATTTTCTGAATTAAACCAGAATTTATTAGGGCTAAAGTGGAGCATAGAGCAAAattttagaacaatagaagaatGGAATGGACTGGTAAGGAATTTGGACTGATGGGGCCCAAGTCAtgatgctcactgggtgaccttgatcccGTCACTCTCTTTGAGTTtaactatctcacagggttgttgttaggataaaatgaaggaattaTGCATGCTAACCTGGACTGCTTGGAGGCTGGGGCAGGATAAAAATTGTAAATGATAGATAGACAGACTCATTCCTGCTTGATGAAATCACTGTAACCTTTGACTGCGGTATCCTGAAGAAACCActttctccttgtgtttctcaCATTTCACCAAAGTGGTAGGGTGGTTATTGTTACTGTAGCAGTAGTAATACATTTTACAGACACACCTGGTATTCTGTGACATTTTCATTGATGTAGTTGCACTCTGCATGCCTTTTGCTCATAGCATAGGCTTAAGGGACAATCATagtacagtgtattgtcgaaggctttcatggccggtatcactggggtgctgtgtggtttccgggctgtatggtcgtgttctagcagcattctttcctgacgattcgcctgcatctgtggctggcatcttcagaggatctcagatcctctgaagatgccagccacagatgcaggcgaaacgtcaggatcTCAGATCCtcagatgctgctagaacacagagCCATaccagcatctgggcagccctGCTAAACCGAACCCTCCCCAACCAGGCTCCACAGCATGCCAATCATAGTACAGAttcaagaaacaaataaatagaacctATGGATTCCGGTGTTGCTTGCACAGGCAGATTAACTTGCCAGTGGTTTTGGCGATATGAAACTAGATTGTGTTTCTGGCTGGTACTATAACCAAAGCTTTGGAACAGAACCCAGGATTGACTAGTCAAGGGTGTCAGTGGTGTTTCCATCCAGTATAAAGGTGTGGTGGCCAAAGGGATTTTATCAAAATGTTGGAAGTTCATCAGAAGTTAAAACTTTCATTCCTAACATCCATTCATAGAGATGTATACATCAATCTCTAGAGCCAGCTGGACAGGATGGatatttcttcccttttcctgccttgTATCTTGTCATGAGAGGAGAATTTGGCCCTGCTTGCCTAGTGTGAGATTATCCCACCTTCTGTGTCTAGAACAGAATTCCATGTCACTGTTTGCAAAACTGAACTAGCACTAGGATTATTCCTGTACTGCTGTAAACTACTACTAGTGTTATAAACAGAGCTTCGTAAGAGCAACCAGGGTtaaataatcaagcccagcactGAGATATTATTCAGCATAATTATTACTTTCTGAACTAAGAGAATTGCTATGCTCCTTTCAAGGTTTCTtgacaaaaaaaaagatattggagCCTTGAGACAAAGACTGGAGCCTGGGAAGATTTAATACCAATGAGCTAATATTTGTGTGATAATGTCAACACAACTTTAACTTTTCACACAACCTTTCTTTAAAGGCAagcctccttttcttcctgatCTGAAATAGACCGCCTAAGAGTAGTGTGATATTCTCAAGTTGTCTTATATGTACACCTAGTGGGAAAAGAGCTCTCCGAGCCTCTCCTGTATATATAAAATAAGACTTCTCCCCTGACATGGAATGTTTTTCTATTTGCAGAGATCTGTTTTTGTTCCCAAAGGGGGCATATGTAGGAAAGGGGAGAACCAGGGATGCCACTTGGAGCTTTTAGAGAAAGAACGGCATTAAAAAGTGTGTAGACAACGGTCAGTTCTCCCTGCAGCCTGAGGCTCCCAAAGCACAGATGCTCTCTTGTGGTTGCTGGATGGTTGGAGGAGAAGTATTTGAACTTTTTGTCTGTATATGAAAACCTGGTATGATGGGTATGGAGTAATGAAAGAGGTGGTGATTTTCATGTGCAACATTTGGCAAGCATATTCTGAAGTTCGTTCCCCTTATTATGTCTATGGACGATATTTACACATTCCACTAAGGTGCAGTAAATATGGCATAAGTCTCAACATGGTTTGCACATTCGTAGTGGAATGTCATGGCTGTCTGTAGACTAATGCTGATCTTTTTTAGAGCAGTTGCACTTTCATTCCCAttccaaaaagagagagattatGACAACATGACAAGGACAAAAATATGCAATCATGGTATTAAATATGCTTGCGTGTTTATGATTTGTGATATTGTTTGAGAATTTTATATTCACTCATATTTTAAAGTCTTGATGTTTCAGTGTTGAACTACTTTCAAGTGTatatgttcactgccttgggggccTACCTGGGTGAAAAGGTGGCAtcgaaat
Protein-coding regions in this window:
- the LOC125438599 gene encoding uncharacterized protein LOC125438599; the protein is MATRGKAGNNGSNGKTPERNNIEMNTRLDQLTDLIVSFQEDVNGKLSKLDKLDQRFESFEKEILEIKKDLSQVKKIETSMVDLKKEVGSIKNEMTVTDSKVEIMKNQQEQLLDQMALMDLKLKENQLRIRGCKEEGKEDVRKKLITALGEFLEIEEEDLDQDIEKIFRVNSRFARNNHTPRDIIIIFERKRTRDEVLMKHSKERLKILGQEVIILKEVPNHILRKRKDYTPLKIG